The Leptospira sp. WS39.C2 genome contains a region encoding:
- a CDS encoding M23 family metallopeptidase, whose protein sequence is MMVRSISILSLIIFFVQAVPAESREVKKKSPKQTISSGNYFVKKEERNFSLLMEARRFGRGEVIFLRLTPKDKKWINESFKVSWLGKDVILTKREKSMIAFLPISPDTPAGAMTLEIVSKIFFVKRGQKQYQIILEPTKFQVIKKNQQIKVDDKFVTKELPKDILDFIQECKNAKEIAFNKSSQLQFQKNFKNPLDTIYITSKFYVRRDYNNKQGRPHAGVDFRGKLGTPIHAIQDGTVVLAQKTYYEGNFTIIDHGNKIFSFYMHQDEIKVKVGDVVKQGQPIGTVGSTGMSTGPHLHLGAKINGVIVDPLSLIALQSIAESN, encoded by the coding sequence ATGATGGTTCGTTCTATTTCTATTTTATCTCTTATTATATTTTTTGTCCAAGCTGTTCCTGCTGAATCTCGCGAAGTCAAAAAAAAATCTCCAAAACAAACCATAAGTTCTGGAAACTATTTTGTGAAAAAAGAAGAGAGAAATTTTTCTCTTTTGATGGAAGCACGTCGTTTTGGTCGTGGCGAAGTGATCTTTTTAAGATTAACTCCAAAGGATAAAAAATGGATCAATGAATCATTTAAAGTCAGTTGGTTAGGAAAAGATGTCATTCTCACAAAACGTGAAAAGAGTATGATCGCATTTTTACCTATTTCACCAGATACACCTGCTGGAGCAATGACCTTAGAAATTGTATCTAAAATCTTTTTTGTGAAACGTGGACAAAAACAATACCAAATCATCTTAGAACCAACTAAGTTCCAAGTGATCAAAAAAAACCAACAAATCAAAGTTGATGATAAGTTTGTTACCAAAGAGTTACCAAAGGACATTTTAGATTTTATTCAAGAATGTAAAAATGCGAAGGAAATTGCCTTTAATAAATCTAGTCAGTTACAGTTCCAAAAAAACTTTAAAAATCCACTTGATACAATTTACATAACTAGTAAATTTTATGTTAGGCGAGATTATAATAACAAACAAGGTCGGCCTCATGCTGGTGTAGATTTTCGTGGAAAATTAGGGACACCTATTCATGCCATTCAAGATGGGACAGTTGTTTTAGCACAAAAAACATATTATGAAGGAAACTTTACAATCATTGACCACGGTAACAAAATCTTTTCATTTTATATGCACCAAGATGAAATCAAAGTGAAAGTAGGTGATGTTGTAAAACAAGGACAACCGATCGGAACTGTTGGTTCCACAGGTATGTCCACAGGACCTCATTTACATCTTGGTGCCAAGATCAATGGTGTAATTGTTGACCCATTGTCATTAATCGCATTACAATCAATTGCTGAATCGAATTGA